Sequence from the Nitrincola iocasae genome:
GGCAAACAGCATGTTCAAGTTCGCGAAGTGATGTTATTGGTGGCGCCGAGAGTCGCTCGTCATCGTCCAGAAAAGCACCGTGTCTATCTGTTTTAAAGCGTAGAGCACCCATGCGATACTGGTCAAAAACGCCCAGCAGATAATCACTTTCATATAGAGTTTTCGGTCTGCGGCCATCCTGACGGGCCAATACCGCTTCACGCCGTTGCATTAGTACACGGCCCCAACGATCTGGACAAGAGTCCAGAAAAACCCTGAAGTTGTAGTCATCTCCTTTATGTTGGATGCCCTCAAATAAATGCAGCTCAGGATCAACCTGCAGATAGGGAGCATCGCCTCTCTGGAGCCAATCCAGGGCATAGGCAAAGCTGAAATGCTCCTTGCCACGCACCTGTTCGGCAGTCAGGGTGCCGACTAAGGTGGGCTCTTCATCCACCCAATCGGCATACACATAGATATCGCGGCTCATTTTTTATCCCTGTTTTGCATAGGCTCAGGATCTTTGTCGTGTTTGCTCTGTTTCCGTAGTTTTTGATCTTTTGATCGAGACTTTGCCAACTCCATCAGCGACTGTATATGTTGAGAAGAGTTTGAGAGAGGGGAGTGTGCAGGTTGATTGGTTTTTACCTGTAAGGACTTATCTGACGTGTGTCTGCTTCCAGAGGCGGATGCCTGCAACAATTCGATATCTTGTAACTTGCGTCCCATTGCATCATCGAGGGCGACCTGAGCCAGATCCTCGGCTAGTCCAAGTACCGCCAACACGCGCAGGTAGTGTCCGATAGATACAGTCGCTACACCTCGCTCAATATTTCTTAGCGTAGGCTTGGATAAGCCAGTGCGCTCTGCAATCATGGTCTGAGTAATTTTACGGCGCTTCATCGCGAGATAAATATTCTCACCAAGCTGCTGCAGAATTTTCTGCTCTTTAGGGAAGACGACAGCTTGACGTCTTTGCTTGGTATTCATTTAACTATACCTTCATAAATTTAATATTAGTGAAAATATAGTTTCATTTAATGCGATATGCAAGGTGTGGAAAAATAGTCGATCCTGAAAAATGGCGTTTCAAGCCTGAAGCGCCATACGATTTACATCAAATTCAAGCTTATCGATTATGCTCAAAGGCATGGTGTTCAACAGCGTTCGACATCAGGGCGGGGAGTGTGTCGCACTGTTTACACCACGCGCAACGTCAATTCCTGTGCAGGGTGGCCATTACCGCTATGTATGGAGTGGCGCCGCACAACAGATTGTGTCGGTCTTGTTGATTAGTAAAATTGAGTGAACAGTTTAATCGATTCGGTCTATCAGTTTTGATTCTTGATTACCGTGGCTAGAGTCAAAGCGAGGGGAATATACAGACTGATTTTTAGTCTTGCGACATGCTATTATGTTTGTATAAATCTTGATCCAGTATAACATTGGTTAAGTTTACGCTTCATGAAAGCGGCGTATATCTGGATCTATTTCGGTACTTTTCATGAAGAAAGTTTCAAAACTACAGCGGCAAATTTTCACGATAACCACAGCGTTGGCGCTCTTCATCATTTTGCTTCTTGGTATCAGTATCTCCTCCATTTTATATACTCAGGGCATTGATGGCGCTGAAACAGCACTCCGGAACAAAAATCGATCTGTTACAACGTTAATATTGGGCTATTTTGCGCCATTGCGACAGGCTATAGAATACTCTACCAGTCCTGATTCTGGCATAGATCATAGCCGCTTTGAAGAACATGATACACGACAAGCAATATTAAATTTGTTCGAAGTGCTGCAAAAAACCATACCTAATGTTAATTATATTTTTTCGGGCTACGAAGACGGATCACTACTGATTAACAATTACACTCCACCTGCTGATTTTAACGCAGTAGATCGCCCATGGTATCAAGCCGCATTGGATATGCATCCGCTAATTTCCGATGGCATGCCCTATCAGGACATTATTTCGAAAGAGTGGCTGGTCTCATTTGGCAAAACACTCCTAAATGCAAATGAAGAGATTATCGGTGTCTTGTCGATTGATGCCGGTATGGACACCATTATTGAAGCGCTTTCTGTCAAAGATCAACACTACCCAACTGTGTATAATTATGTACTGAACACTCAAGGCATGGTGTTAATTCATCCAGATGAAGGGATGCGTGACACATTTCATCAAGGCATATACGCCCACCTGCCATCTGCCGATGTCACTCGTGGAAGTTTGAACTACAGAGACGAGGGTAGGCAGTTTCTTGCACATTTTGATCGCATAGAGACG
This genomic interval carries:
- a CDS encoding helix-turn-helix domain-containing protein — encoded protein: MNTKQRRQAVVFPKEQKILQQLGENIYLAMKRRKITQTMIAERTGLSKPTLRNIERGVATVSIGHYLRVLAVLGLAEDLAQVALDDAMGRKLQDIELLQASASGSRHTSDKSLQVKTNQPAHSPLSNSSQHIQSLMELAKSRSKDQKLRKQSKHDKDPEPMQNRDKK
- a CDS encoding RES family NAD+ phosphorylase, encoding MLKGMVFNSVRHQGGECVALFTPRATSIPVQGGHYRYVWSGAAQQIVSVLLISKIE